From the genome of Brassica oleracea var. oleracea cultivar TO1000 chromosome C4, BOL, whole genome shotgun sequence:
TCCAAATTGAGTGTAGTCATCGAAAGAAAAAGGTGAAGAATGGGATCCATTGATTATATGGTCAAAGATACAACAAACGAAAAGACGTGATGATCGTCTTCTTCTGATCAAGTTTCCCTATTGCTCCTTTTCTTTTTAACTTGTTTCTTTCGCATTATTGTCTCTCTTTTGTTCTGAACACAACATTATTGTCTATTGCTTTTGGGCGATCTACATTTTAATACATATGTGTATTGTCTTTTCATTAAATACTTTCTCTTTATCAGAAACTATACGACGATTATAAGTTTTTGTGTTCTCACAAGAAATAAATTTATGAACATCTATTTAGGGGAGTTCTATTATTTATTTTCTTGAATATCATTAGAAATGAGATGGATTTGCTCGTAGATCTCCAATTTTTTGTTAAGATCCCATTATAGTCCCTATATGCATGACTACGTTAAAAACAGGCCTCCGTTCTCTTACTCCCAAACATTATGGATACATTACATTAAAATAGTTCTCATCTCAGTATATACTTATTATCTACATTATTTTATACACAAGTGCATCAAGACTATTTATTGAGCATGATTGTATATGGAGGGCATGCTTCAGTGTGATTAAATATGGTTTTATTAGAATCAGAACTCATATGAAAGGACGGATAATTCTCATACGAAAAAGGATGAATAATTCCCTTTTTCTAAGTAGTGAAGAAGTAGATTTGGATGGTGGTGGTTTTCGTCTCGGTTTTGCTCTCGTATCAGGTCCTTTTGGTGGTGGTTCTTCCGGTTTTCGTGGTGGCTCGGTGGTTCGTTTCTACTATGTGTGTCGATGGCTCTTTTATTTTTCTTTATGTTTTTCTATTTTTTATTGTAGTAAAACACGAAAAAATATTTATTAAAGCCTTTAAAAAAGAAGAGAAATGTTGATGGTAGCTATTTCAGATATGGAGATAATAACTTCCTCACTTCTGTTTCATTTTAATTTTAAAATTTTTTGTTTGTTTTAGTTTAAGTGATGTTTATACAAAATTAAATGTTTTTTCTGCATGTGACCATTTTTATTCTTCATTATAATTTTTATTAGTTGAATATCTATAGTTATTAATTTCTTATGCAAACTAGATAAACTGGATAGAAGTTAGTAATTTTTCAATCGGAATACAAAAACCTTAACATCGTTTATAAAACAGAAAGAGTATGAGATTCACTGTGAGTTTACTCAAAACTTCTCTTTATAATATCGGGAGAAGTCTCGAGAATACTGATCTGCTATATTCTCATAGTTATTTATATATCATAAAAGTGATAAAACACTAAAGAAACTAGTTTCTGAAATAAAAAATGAAGTTACTTAATATTATAATCCAAAAGATGAGTGATGCAGCGCATCTTCATTGCCGCCATTGCTCGAGCTTCACACCTTGCGATCATGGCGGGAGAGTCTCTTTTCGTTTGTTTTATTTAATTGGGCTTTCATTTGTATAAAGGCTTTTATTAGGATTCATTAGGAATTAGTTAGCGTATCTTACGAGTATATTCCATTTTCAGCTTTATTTAAAGATTGTAACAACGTGATATGAGATCACGCTTTATAATATTCAGAAAACAGAACTTTCAAGTTCATCTTCTTCCTTGTTTATCGGTATTCTTGAGAATCAACGATACACAAGCTTCGATCGAGTTTCGGGAATTCTTAGACTAAACGAATTTCGTTTGACTTACTTACGCTGCGCCTATGAGGGAGTAGACGAGTAGTATAGATGAAGTTAGTAATTTAAATATGTAGGTAAAAAATGATATTTTTTTACTAATTAAAAAGATGAGAGAAGACGAAGATGTGTGAGATATGGAGAACAGATCTAAATGAAGTAGTCGGTGGTAACTGGTGGGAACATTACACTGGAGTGTGTCTGTCGATATAAAAACGGTGCAAGTCGACTCAGACATCAGTCTTATCACCACTTGCAGCTTTATTTCTTCGGTGCGTTCTTCATCGGATTTAAGTAATATCCGTGCTTCTTTGCCCTATCTATATCACCACGCATAATCGTAATTTTATCAATAATGAAGAGTTCTAATCATGACACGAGATATTCTTCATATATTATTTTGTAGCACTATTCATAAGAAAGCTCATTCATATTTTCCTCGAACTTTTTGAAAGATATATTCTTATTGGTTTATTCGCATTGATTATCGAATTTATTTATTTTTTTCATAAAACAGAATAAAAAGGAAATGAATACTGTTTGAAAGTAAATTATGCTAATGATTTAAAATATATAGAATCAGGAAAAAAATAAAGGAGGATTAGGAGATGCAAGTACGTACGTCTTGATCTGGGAACGATAAAGCAGAGAGTAGGCATCACTTATATATGCAATGAGACAAAAAGTACAGGGTGAACCCATTACATATATCCGAAGATGTGCAATTCATTTCCAATCACATACCGAAAGAAGTATATATCGACAATCCTAACCTGTAGTATGCTTCCAAAAAACTTAGATATGGAGATATGCATCTGTCATATTTGATAGTAAGAGTTATGGATTAAACTAGAGACTAGAAAATGTTCCTTTATTTCTTCTCCTTCGCAGGTTACATTTTTAAGAACAGCAACACACTGATTTATTTCAGTTACAAAAAAAAAAACACACTGATTTTTTTTTTTTTTTTTGAAACAGGAGTTACTCGAGCTGTAGGCTCGACAAAACAAGCGACACCAGCTGAGGATCTCAGGCGTTCTAACCGTCCTAACGCGCTTCGATGCTATACTTGCGGTGAGGCAGGGCACATGCAAACAGCTTGCCCTAACACAACAAAGCGAGGACTGTTAACTGATGAGGTCGTATGGGATGATGAGGAAACAAAGCTTCCAGAAGAACCTCTCGAAGTGATCACTGAGGAGCGCAACGAAGGGGATCGCGGAAATCTGCTAATGCTGCGGCGTGTTTGTCTAGCACCTATGCGACAAGATGATCACCCTTGGCTACGCACGAACATCTTCTCCTCAACTTGCACCATCAAAGGAAAAGTGCGCAGATATGTGATCGATTCAGGGAGCTGCCGTAATGTGATCTCCGAGGAGGCAGTGCAGAAACTTGGTCTAAGACGATCGGATCACCCTGCTCCGTATAAGCTCGTCTGGCTTCAGGAGGGTGCTGAGATTTGTGTGGCTCACACGGTGCTGGTCTCACTGTGCATTGGAGCCCACTATAAGGAAAAAATCTATTGTGACGTGGTGCCAATGGATGTCAGTCATATCCTGTTGGGAAGACCGTGGCAATATGATTGCGACGTCGCTCATAGTGGTCAGAGCAACACTTACAGTTTCTTCTTCGAGAACCGGCGCATTGTGCTCCTTCCTAGCCAGGATGCTCCATTAACGTCACCTCGCATACACGAACCTCCAGCGCACTTGCGGGAAGGGACAGGTTCTAGTANNNNNNNNNNNNNNNNNNNNNNNNNNNNNNNNNNNNNNNNNNNNNNNNNNNNNNNNNNNNNNNNNNNNNNNNNNNNNNNNNNNNNNNNNNNNNNNNNNNNATATAGAAAATTTTCGAATCTGGTAGTTGAATTTTGCTAGGAATTTATGACGAAAAATTAGGTAGTTGGCAAAAAAAACGTGTTAAGTTGGTGAATTTCTCGTTCTTTCCTCGTAAGTTATTTCCTCGTAAAAATCATGCTAAAATTACGACGAATTTGCGACGAAACACATTTTTCTCGGAAAAACCACGTCAACTTACGACGATTCTACGAGGAAAAGAGTTACTCGGTATTTTACAAGGCCATTACGAGGAAACTTTATTTCCTCGCAATTTCATCGTTAAGTCATCGTAATTTCACGAGGAATAGTTTTCCTCGTTAAATATCCTTGCTAAAACTGTGTTTTCTTGTAGTGTATATATCACATAAGATAAAATGAATCATATATCTTATAAGATAATTTCTTGCAACAATCAAAATCACTCATTGTGATAATTTCTAAAAAAATATCGGCAAAAAATTCAAAAATACCGATAATATTATTTGCGAAGAGATATTTGGCTTTCACGTTAAAAGTTAGAGCGTTTCAAATCTATATTACACTTAATAATTACCCATAAATTACCCATAAATTAAAATCTTTGTTATATATATAATAACCCATAAATTAAAAACAAATTTCACGAATTTGATAATCGGGCTTTTTGCAGAATTGACCAATAACTTAAAGTCAAACACAAAACTAACCTCCTTTTTTTTTGAAAATTGGTTTTGCCCTATTCACCCCACAAGTTCATATAATTTACGAAAGATGCCATCAATTTTTTTTTTCTTTTTTTTTTCGAAAATGACATTTTTACTCTCTCACCCTCATCATCTTCAAGTAATTACAAGATTGTCATTGTCATCAATACCACAACCACCATGAACAACCAATTTGAAGCTCTTAATGCTCCCAAAATCGATTTACCCTTCTTCTTTTTCCATTCTTGTGAACTAAACACAACATATCTCTCACTTTCTCTCCACAATGAGCTAAAAAAACCCAAGATTTAGATTCTAAATTTTTTATGGTTCATAGAGTCATAGAAGCTTACGATTCTGGGTGGGTTACTTTCGTTTGTGATTCTGTGTGCTTGGAGAAGCCTTATGTATGCTAAGGAACTTATCTCACCAATTTAAGGTATGACATCGAGATTTTTTCCAGATCTGTTCGTCAGACGACTTACTTGGGAAGTCATCTGGCTGTAGACAACTTACATGGAGGTCGTCTGGTAAACGCAGAGGTTATTTTTGCAATTGACTTTGAAATCTGTAACCTGAGACGACTGAAAGTTAAGTCGTCTACTATTGTTTGGTTTCAAAAAAATTTCCAAAGAACCTAGACGACTTACATTTCAGTCGTCATAGGTTAGTTTTGCATTTGACTGGATAATTACAGAAGTTTGACTTCCCCAGACGACTTACATTTCAGTCGTCTGGCAAAAATTAAAATAATAATATTTTTTTAAAAGTAGACGACTTAAAGTTAAGTCGTCATAGGTTAGTTTTGCAATTGAAAAAAAAACTTCAAGATTTAATTATATACAGAAGACTTATAATTCAGTCGTCCACGAGACGACTGAAATGTAAATCGTCCAGGATTTACGAGGTTTGACCAGAATCTCAGAAAAAAATCCTGGACGACTTACAAGTAAGTCGTCTCGTGGACGACTGAAGGATAAGTCGTCTGTGTATAATTAAATCTTGAAGTTTTTTTTTCAATTGCAAAACTAACCTATGACGACTTAACTGTAAGTCGTCTACTTTTAAAAAAAATATTATTATTTTAATTTTCGCCAGACGACTGAAAGGTAAGTCATCTGGGGAAGTCAAACTTCTGAAATTATCCAGTCAAATGCAAAACTAACCTATGACGACTGAAATGTAAGTCGTCTAGCTTTTTTGGAGTTTTTTTTTAGCCAAACAATAGTAGACGACTTATTTTTCAGTCGTCCGAAATAACAGATTTCAAAGTCAATTGCAAAAATAACCTCTGCGTTGACCAGACGACTTCCAGGTAAGTTGTCTACAGCCAGACGACTTCCCAAGTAAGTCGTCTGACGAACAGATCTGGAAAAAAACTCGATGTCATACCTTAAATTGGTGAGATAAGTTCCTTAGCATACATAAGGCTTCTCCAACAGAATCACAAACGAAAGTAACCCACCCAGAATCGTTAGCTTCTATGACTCTATGAACCATAAAAAATTTAGAATCAAAATCTTGGGTTTTTTTAGCTCATTGTGGAGAGAAAGTGAGAGATATGTTGTGTTTAGTTCACAAGAATGGAAAAAGAAGAAGGGTAAATCGATTTTGGGAGCATTAAGAGCTTCAAATTGGTTGTTCATGGTGGTTGTGGTATTGATGAAAATGGCAATCTTGTAATTACTTGAAGATGATGAGGGTGAGAGAGTAAAAATGTCATTTTCGAAAAAAAAAAAAATTTGATGGCATTTTGTCCGAGTAAATTATTCAACAGACGACTAAAATATACGTCGTCCGAGTAAATTATTCAACAGACGACTAAAATATACGTCGTCCGAGTAAATTATTCAACAGACGACTAAAATATACGTCGTCCGAGTAAATTATTCAACAGACGACTAAAATATACGTCGTCCGAGTAAATTATTCAACAGACGACTAAAATATACGTCGTCCGAGTAAATTATTCAACAGACGACTAAAATATACGTCGTCCGAGTAAATTATTCAACAGACGACTAAAATATACGTCGTCCGAGTAAATTATTCAACAGACGACTAAAATATACGTCGTCCGAGTAAATTATTCAACAGACGACTAAAATATACGTCGTCCGAGTAAATTATTCAACAGACGACTAAAATATACGTCGTCCGAGTAAATTATTCAACAGACGACTAAAATATACGTCGTCCGAGTAAATTATTCAACAGACGACTAAAATATACGTCGTCCGAGTAAATTATTCAACAGACGACTAAAATATACGTCGTCCGAGTAAATTATTCAACAGACGACTAAAATATACGTCGTCCGAGTAAATTATTCAACAGACGACTGAAATATAAGTCGTCCACACCCTAAACATAACCCCTAAACTTAATTATCTAATTAAAGACTTCATAAAATCAAATCAAACTTGAAAAGTGTTTACTATACACATAAATAAACACATATAGGTGATAACTAATTTTTGAAAAAAACATTTTAGTTTTCCAAAATCTAACCCTAACAATACATACAATACTACAACATATGTTTGCCAAACTCCTAAACCAAAGTATTTCATGATTCACTACTTCCTCTCATCTATCTTTAAAACAAATCAATTTTATCATATCTTAATTTATATCACTTAAAACTGTTTATAATTACTTGATTTTTATTTTTCACGCATCAAAATATTTTTTTACAAGATTTATAAATTATTTTTAAAATAAACCGGTACCAGACGACTTACACTTCAGTCGTCCAGACGACTTCCAACATCTCAGACGACTCAGACGATTTACTAGGGCTATATTCGTAAAAATGGCTTCTGTTTTTTTGTTTAGTCACAAGGGGCTGAGCTGTAATTTCACTAGGCTTTTAGGTTAGTTTTGCATTTGATTCAAGTTTGGGTATAAGTTTGGGGTTAAAATCAAGTTGTGGGTTAGTTTTGGCAAAAACCCCTTGATAATCATCATTATTTTAAAAAAATTTATATTATATTATCCAAAAAATATTTACATCATAATCTTTTGAATATTTTAAAATAAATATAAATCCACGTATATAGTTTATGTATATATGAATGTTTTCAAGTTTATTTTACGTAATAAAAATATTTTAATTAAATTGTATACAATTTTATTAATATTTAATTAGTTATTATATATTTCAAAAGCATGAAAATAATTTCTTCTAATGGTTTTTGAATTGATAATATATCCATTTACAAATTTTTATAAAATTATTAAGGCCGCAAACGCAGCCAAAACACCTAGTTTATACTTTTAACTAGGTGTTTTTTCCGCACATGTGGGCATAATCTTCTTATTAGTTTTTATCTTACTAATTTAAAACCAACATAATAAGTTTTTATTTATGTTTTCAAATAGTTAAATCAAACATCAAAATATATGTTAAAAAATACTCATATCTTAGAAATAGTTTAGAAAATATCTTTATAGAAATGTTTTTTCTTGACTAATACTGTATTTAATTATAAATTATTTGGTATCTTAATTTTTTAACTGTTATAATAAAAATATTGTTTCCAGATAGCAACACACTATATATATATATAACTTATCTTATTTTAATATGTTTTTTGATAATTATATTAGATTATTTTATAATAAAATATTTAATATAACATATAAATTTAATATTATTAAATAAAAGTCATTTTAATCATATATAAAACTCATTAAGGGTATTGTTTAAATTAATAAATTAGTGAATAAGTTAGAAACTAATAATAAATCAATAACCCAACTAAAAGTATAAAACCTAATAAAAAATATGACAGATAAGAAAAATTAACTAAATATTTAATATAACATATAAATTAATATTATTAAAATAAAATTCATTTAAATTATATACAATATTCAATAAGGGTATTTTTTTAAATTAATAAATTAATAATTCAACTAAAAACTAATAATAAATCAATGATTTAGCTAAAACCTAATAAAAACATGATAAATAAATAAAATTGCCTAAAATTATGGATAAAATGACAAATCAGCAAATTCATTTCTCAAATAATAGTATAGATTAAGAAAGAGTAAGAAGATATAATTGATACTCCAAGAATTATTTTGAGTAGAATTTTTTTTTTGATAAATCTTATTGTCTGATCCGGTCAGCCCCGGGAAGAACGCATTTAGTGCTACAGAGTTGACTGGCTATCACATTGCATGATCTGAGTTTAGAATATTTTCCAAATAATGCATGGAGTGAACCGATCATATGTTACGATCCACCATGTAAACTACTTACATACTGGCTAAGTAATGATAATTTAGTTCATAGAGAGAATCGAACCTAAAACTAATGTGGATATAGGAGGTTGCCACTAGGCTACCAGTTATTTTATTTTCAGTAAAACTTAAGTCTTCTGCAAGTTGGTTGCAAGTACCGCATGATAAGACAAGAAAATGATTCCATATTCATCTGCAAGAGCTGGGCCCTTAGAATTTGGCACAGCCTAGGAATAAGAAATACAGTGACATCTTTAGAAAAAATCACATGCAAAAATAAGTAGGAAAATACCAAACATGTAGGGGGAGGTATATATACTCTTTCGTTTCTTCCACATCAACCTTGTCCCCCATTAGAATCTTATTGACATTATCTGATCGCGTCCTGGCCAATGTTACGGATCTAATTCCTGATGTCTATTCATAGTAAAACGAAAATATATATTAAAAAAAAAGGAATCATAGTTAGTTGATAAGAATTGCTAACTAATCATAACAGAAGTAAGAAAAACATGGTAAAACTAAAACATAGAGTGCAGTTCAAAAAAAAAAAAAAACTAATACATAGAGAAAAAGAAGGAATCATAATGGAATAAGAAAAAATTATAATTGGTTGCGAATGTTTCTTTTTGTTGCATAATGGCTCAAAAACTCAAATTCCTCTAAAACAACCACCAGAGACGCAAGTGTTCAATAAAACATCCATTAAGACCAAATCTTCAATGGAAATCAATATATATCAACAAAGACAAACTGCAAGAACTACAAGTCTACAAGCATGCCAAAAGTGTGGTGGCCTAGTGGTTAGTGCAAACTATTGATTCTATTGTGCTCTAGGTTCATACTCTTTTAGGAATTAGATGTATGTTTTACATCGCAATAATCAACCGCGCCTACTACCCAACTACCAGACCATGAAAAAATTATCATGTTGGGCCTTCAATTCAAATTATTATAAAAACTACAACCATCAAAAGTCATTAAAAAGTTTAATAGATCCTACAAAGTACAAACTGCTGGAAACACGTCGAAACAAAAGTTGTGGTAAAAACGGGCCGTTAATATCTATGGGCCTTGACCTGATTTAGGAAATGCATAGGCCGTGTTTAATGTTAAATTCATAGGCCTCGTTGTAACAGGATTTTACCACGTGTTTTTCTATGCTATGCGCAGGCATAATAATTTAAAAAATAGTTTTACATTAATTTTTACTTACTTAATTTTAGTAAATTTTAAAAATATGAAGTAATCATCTGTAATTGATATTTTATTTAGTCTATAAAATTTTAGTCTCCATTGGCATTTAGTTCAAATAAATAAAATTTATTTTGTTTTTCTGAAATAAATTGTTTATACATTTTTTTATTGTTGTACTATAATGATCAACAGATAATTACATTTTTAAAATAACTTATGTCATCATTTTCTTCTTAAAGTGATTTTACACTTAAACAATTAATCGGTAAATAATTTATATGATATTATTTAAAATGAATGATATAATTATTTAAAAGCAATAGTATATATTTAATAAATAAATTTGTAAAAGTAGATAAACTTTGTAGATATAAAACATAAGTAGTTTGCATAGAAGTTTTATTTTCAGAATAAAAAATACTATAAATACTATTTACATATGTTTATCTATATTTTATTATTTTGTATCTTAAACATGAATTATAATACTATGTATATATTATATTTAATAAAATCACAAATATGAGCGTTATACAAAATAATTTATCATAGAATTTAAATATAATAAAAAATACATTTGTACCATTTACAATTCTCATTTGAAATATTGAAAATATATAAAATTCCAATAAACAAATGAATATTTTTAGTTTTTTGTTATTAATTTGTTCATTTTGCAAGTTTATAATAAATCATATCTAATATTTAAATTATTTATTTATGTTTTATAAATACGGTAAAGGCTATATACTTATTATCTTAGATTTTTATTTCTATAATTGAATTATGTCACAATTAATTTTATGTCGTGTTATAATTAAGAAAGATCCATGTCACATTTTTTGTTAGCCATGTCATTATTTTTTTTCTTAGAGTGATTGTAATGATGACACATGTACAAATCACTTGGTAAATAATGTCTAGGAGCAGATGTTTTTGAAAAAAGTAAATAAACAAGGATTTTTTTTGTAACAAAATAAACAAGGAAATTTTTATCTTTTTTGAGCAAAAAACAAGGAAATTAAAACTATTAATTTTCAAAAGAATCTTAACTAATGAAAATCTGTTGTTCCATATAATACATTTGTGCTGATAATGTTGAGCTAGACTGTTTCTACAACTGTTCTTTGTTCTTCTTCCTTCCTGATATTGATGATTTCATGACCAACACTGTCTTTCTCGTTACCGATTAGTTCTAGTTTTGTTTGTGTTGGATTTGTGGAAGCATCTTTGTAATCATTTCCTTTACCCCATATCACAAGGTATAGTCCTGCACATATAACTGCCGCACCAAGAGCCCTATCGAAAAACAAGATTGTTTCATTACACTCATTTCAATCTTGATTATTTATTTAACTCGTGGCTAAATTTGGCGTATTTTTACTTACCTTCCAAGATACATCTGCTCAGCAAAGATGATGCTCGACATAAATGCTACTACAATCATACAAAGAGGACTAAAAGCTGTTACAAAGACAGGACCTCTAGTTTTCATCACCAGTCCTCCAATGTAGTAACCAAGCGCTGAGCACACTATCCCCTGCATGCATTTTACGTTCCAACCAGTTAGTTTAAATTACTATGAGATATAGCCTACTAGTGTATATGTGTGAATCTTACACTATATGTGACGGTAAGAAGTTTGTTATCCCAACCAATGGCCCATGCACCTGGATTTCCTCTCTCCATGACTAATGCCACAGCTGCTCCCTCTAATGTCCCCATTAGGCATATCCATGCTGTGAGTGAGAGCTCGGTCGGATAAATCTTCAACGTGATCGCCTGAAAATCATTTGATTCATAATCAAAATCGATCTACAAGTGTATTTTCTAAATTATGCATATAAATAAATCGCCTTACATAGAGAATAAAGAAACATGCATAGCTGAAACAACCAATTGTGACCAAAACTGCGCCTTTGATGGAACTGTGGATATCGGTCCCGGTTGTGTTCTGTGCTGAGGGTCCTTTGGTCCAAAAGAGGTCGAGAGCTGGACCTTTGACAAGTGTCATAATCATGGTTCCTCCCACTGAAGCCATGGTTCCAATTACTTTGCTAGCG
Proteins encoded in this window:
- the LOC106336541 gene encoding WAT1-related protein At2g37460-like isoform X1, with the translated sequence MEEVQKISCMKKAMPFILVILLQVGLAGMDILTKAVLNEGMSNYVLVVYRHGVAAIVMAPFAFYFDKAARPKMTPMIFFKITLLGLFEPVIDQNLFCLGMKYTTATFATALYNTLPAVTFILALIVRLEKVKLRSIRSASKVIGTMASVGGTMIMTLVKGPALDLFWTKGPSAQNTTGTDIHSSIKGAVLVTIGCFSYACFFILYAITLKIYPTELSLTAWICLMGTLEGAAVALVMERGNPGAWAIGWDNKLLTVTYSGIVCSALGYYIGGLVMKTRGPVFVTAFSPLCMIVVAFMSSIIFAEQMYLGRALGAAVICAGLYLVIWGKGNDYKDASTNPTQTKLELIGNEKDSVGHEIINIRKEEEQRTVVETV
- the LOC106336541 gene encoding WAT1-related protein At2g37450-like isoform X2, with protein sequence MEEVQKISCMKKAMPFILVILLQVGLAGMDILTKAVLNEGMSNYVLVVYRHGVAAIVMAPFAFYFDKPVIDQNLFCLGMKYTTATFATALYNTLPAVTFILALIVRLEKVKLRSIRSASKVIGTMASVGGTMIMTLVKGPALDLFWTKGPSAQNTTGTDIHSSIKGAVLVTIGCFSYACFFILYAITLKIYPTELSLTAWICLMGTLEGAAVALVMERGNPGAWAIGWDNKLLTVTYSGIVCSALGYYIGGLVMKTRGPVFVTAFSPLCMIVVAFMSSIIFAEQMYLGRALGAAVICAGLYLVIWGKGNDYKDASTNPTQTKLELIGNEKDSVGHEIINIRKEEEQRTVVETV
- the LOC106336541 gene encoding WAT1-related protein At2g37460-like isoform X3, which gives rise to MTPMIFFKITLLGLFEPVIDQNLFCLGMKYTTATFATALYNTLPAVTFILALIVRLEKVKLRSIRSASKVIGTMASVGGTMIMTLVKGPALDLFWTKGPSAQNTTGTDIHSSIKGAVLVTIGCFSYACFFILYAITLKIYPTELSLTAWICLMGTLEGAAVALVMERGNPGAWAIGWDNKLLTVTYSGIVCSALGYYIGGLVMKTRGPVFVTAFSPLCMIVVAFMSSIIFAEQMYLGRALGAAVICAGLYLVIWGKGNDYKDASTNPTQTKLELIGNEKDSVGHEIINIRKEEEQRTVVETV